In Candidatus Methylomirabilis tolerans, the genomic stretch CAGGGAAGAGAGCGGTTTGGAGATCGGGAAGTCTTTTCCTTGATCCAATTCTGATCAGTGAGTCTCGCCAGAGTGCTGCACTAACTCCTCGAATCTTGCCTTGTAGAGTCGAACGCGGAACCGAGGCGCGCTGTCACTCGTCGTCTCCAGCCGACTTGTTCGCCTCCTTCTTTCTCAGGAGATCACGATAGATGCCAGGCGAGGAGCCCTCTATCGGCACGGCCCCGACAGTGTCGGCATAGAACGCGGTGGGGCCCGCCCCGCCGATAATGGCGTAGGCGTACCCGTAGCCGGCCATCGCGTGGAGACAGGACAGAAACAAGGCTGTGCCGATTCCGAGGCCGCGCTTCTTCTCGGCGACCCCGGTGGGTCCGAAGAAATTCACGCAGATACTGTCATGGCAGGCAAAGCCGATGACAGCTCCGGCCTCTGTGGCGATAAAGCAGGACACGGGACGATTGCTGAACGCAACGTCACACTCACCGGCCCAGCCGTCCCCGAACGAGCCCCGCACCCAGTCAACGACGAGAGACTTCTCGTAAGCCATAGCACGGCGAATCACCATGCCTTGCTCGGCGAGCCTCTTGACGAGATGTCCGACTTCAGGCAGATCGTACAATCGGACCAGCATATCAGTCATG encodes the following:
- a CDS encoding GNAT family N-acetyltransferase, yielding MTDMLVRLYDLPEVGHLVKRLAEQGMVIRRAMAYEKSLVVDWVRGSFGDGWAGECDVAFSNRPVSCFIATEAGAVIGFACHDSICVNFFGPTGVAEKKRGLGIGTALFLSCLHAMAGYGYAYAIIGGAGPTAFYADTVGAVPIEGSSPGIYRDLLRKKEANKSAGDDE